One window from the genome of Leucobacter aridicollis encodes:
- a CDS encoding prephenate dehydrogenase yields the protein MNELESRVRGTVHIVGAGLLGASVGLGLRERGVDVTLEDLSPTAVALAADYGAGRIRDAADPEPSVVVVATPPDVVADAVERALAEFPDAVVTDVASVKLAPYLELVRRGAPLKNYVGSHPMAGRERGGAIMARADLFTARPWVICRDRDTPAEALSLVEAIALDLGGVLTEMTPEEHDRSVGLVSHLPQVVSSLLAARLVSAEEQAIALAGAGLRDTTRIAASDPELWVQILGANREPVVALLEEFSADVAAFTAALRDVDAPGAKRSVADLLAAGGRGVGRIPGKHGSSERFITITVLIDDTPGELGRLLTELGELGINMEDLRLEHSPGAQIGFAEIAVLPEAAERAVADLTERGWRTL from the coding sequence ATGAATGAACTTGAATCCCGCGTCCGCGGTACCGTGCACATCGTCGGTGCCGGGCTGCTCGGAGCGAGCGTCGGCCTCGGCCTGCGCGAGCGCGGTGTTGACGTCACGCTTGAGGATCTCTCGCCGACCGCTGTCGCGCTCGCCGCAGACTACGGCGCGGGGAGGATCCGAGACGCCGCTGATCCTGAACCGTCAGTCGTGGTTGTCGCGACCCCTCCCGACGTCGTCGCCGATGCCGTTGAGCGGGCGCTCGCAGAGTTCCCGGACGCGGTCGTCACCGACGTCGCGAGCGTGAAGCTCGCCCCCTACCTCGAACTCGTGCGTCGCGGCGCACCGCTGAAGAACTACGTCGGCTCGCACCCGATGGCAGGCCGCGAGCGGGGCGGCGCGATCATGGCGCGCGCCGACCTGTTCACCGCGCGGCCGTGGGTGATCTGCCGCGACCGAGACACCCCAGCGGAGGCGCTCTCGCTCGTCGAGGCGATCGCGCTCGATCTCGGCGGCGTGCTCACCGAGATGACGCCTGAGGAGCACGACCGCTCGGTCGGCCTCGTCTCGCACCTGCCACAGGTCGTGTCGAGCCTGCTTGCCGCACGCCTCGTCTCGGCTGAGGAGCAGGCGATCGCGCTCGCGGGCGCTGGCCTCCGGGATACGACGAGGATCGCGGCGAGCGATCCTGAACTGTGGGTGCAGATCTTGGGTGCGAACCGCGAGCCCGTTGTCGCGCTGCTCGAAGAATTCTCGGCGGACGTCGCCGCGTTCACGGCGGCGCTGCGGGACGTCGACGCGCCTGGCGCGAAGCGGAGCGTCGCAGACCTGCTTGCGGCTGGCGGCCGCGGCGTGGGGCGCATCCCTGGCAAGCACGGGTCGTCCGAGCGGTTCATCACGATTACGGTGCTGATCGACGATACGCCGGGCGAGCTCGGCCGGCTGCTCACCGAACTCGGAGAACTCGGTATTAACATGGAAGACTTGCGCCTTGAGCACTCGCCGGGCGCACAGATTGGCTTTGCGGAGATCGCCGTGCTGCCAGAAGCCGCCGAACGGGCGGTCGCTGACCTTACCGAGCGCGGATGGAGAACACTGTAA
- the cmk gene encoding (d)CMP kinase yields MGATPVATEPVLVAIDGPAGSGKSSVSRAAAEQMGFGILDTGAAYRALAWACREDAVDLDSEDAVLAMLDGWTYAITLQGEQRVQVTLPGGTEALDVSAVIRTPEISSQVSRVSKHAEVRVRLNTMFRDIVAASGLPGVVIEGRDITTVVAPDAPVRILMTASPEVRATRRQGELPGVSHEQVLADITARDAKDAAVVDFLNPAPGVTLIDTSDMNFGQSIQAVIDTVEEARGARPSNEKER; encoded by the coding sequence ATGGGTGCAACACCTGTGGCCACCGAGCCCGTGCTCGTCGCGATCGACGGGCCCGCGGGCAGCGGCAAGTCGAGCGTCTCCCGGGCTGCCGCAGAGCAGATGGGCTTCGGCATCCTCGACACCGGCGCCGCGTACCGCGCCCTCGCGTGGGCGTGCCGTGAGGACGCTGTCGATCTTGACTCCGAAGATGCGGTGCTCGCGATGCTCGACGGCTGGACGTACGCGATCACGCTGCAGGGCGAGCAGCGCGTGCAGGTGACGCTTCCCGGGGGCACTGAGGCGCTCGACGTCTCTGCGGTGATCCGGACCCCCGAGATCTCGAGCCAGGTGAGCCGCGTCTCCAAGCACGCCGAGGTACGTGTCCGGCTGAACACAATGTTCCGCGACATCGTTGCTGCCTCGGGGCTGCCCGGCGTCGTCATCGAGGGCCGCGACATCACCACAGTCGTCGCGCCTGACGCGCCCGTGCGGATCCTGATGACTGCGTCACCCGAGGTGCGGGCGACGAGGCGCCAGGGCGAGCTGCCCGGCGTGAGCCACGAGCAGGTGCTCGCCGACATCACGGCACGCGATGCGAAGGACGCCGCGGTCGTAGATTTTCTGAACCCCGCCCCCGGGGTCACGCTCATTGACACGAGCGACATGAACTTTGGGCAGTCGATCCAAGCTGTGATCGACACCGTTGAGGAGGCCCGCGGGGCCCGCCCATCGAACGAGAAGGAACGATGA
- the der gene encoding ribosome biogenesis GTPase Der: MSEEQEFDLSQVDPSEIISGGGDVDLDGEEFDGNVTDEERLRAMRSSLDSFELEDDDRDILTADGEFVGFAEPSLEAFPVVAIVGRPNVGKSALVNRILGRREAVVEDIPGVTRDRVSYPALWNDRRFTLVDTGGWEPDARGIDASVALQAEVAIELCDAVLFVVDSRVGATATDERVVQMLRRTNKPVFLVANKVDDAVQEPEVAALWSLGLGEPRSVSALHGRGVADLLDDVMKVLPEQSAVAQPKLAGPRRVALLGRPNVGKSSLLNKAAGEERVVVNELAGTTRDPVDEQVEIAGRVWTFVDTAGIRRRVHLQKGADFYATLRTSAALEKAEVAVVLIDVTQEISDQDLRIIDLVLESGRALVLAFNKWDMLDDERRKYLEREIEQDLAHVDWAPRVNISARTGRHLEKLVPALEAALESWDTRIPTAKFNAFLAELVQEHPHPLRGGKQPRVLFGTQVQNRPPTFVLFVSGFLDPGYRRFIQRRLRETYGFEGTPIVLNMRIRERRERR; encoded by the coding sequence ATGAGCGAAGAACAAGAATTTGACCTGTCGCAGGTCGACCCGAGCGAGATTATCTCGGGTGGCGGCGACGTAGACCTCGACGGCGAAGAGTTTGACGGCAACGTCACCGACGAGGAGCGCCTGCGCGCGATGCGCTCGTCGCTCGACTCGTTCGAGCTTGAGGACGACGACCGCGACATTCTGACCGCCGACGGCGAGTTCGTCGGGTTCGCTGAGCCGAGCCTCGAGGCGTTCCCTGTCGTCGCGATCGTGGGCCGCCCGAACGTCGGCAAGTCGGCGCTCGTGAACCGTATCCTCGGCCGCCGCGAGGCAGTCGTTGAAGACATCCCGGGCGTGACCCGAGACCGCGTCTCGTACCCAGCGCTCTGGAACGATAGGCGCTTCACGCTCGTCGACACCGGTGGCTGGGAGCCCGACGCCCGCGGCATCGACGCTTCTGTCGCGCTGCAGGCCGAGGTCGCAATCGAACTGTGTGACGCAGTGCTGTTCGTCGTCGACTCGCGCGTCGGCGCGACGGCGACCGATGAGCGCGTCGTGCAGATGCTGCGCCGCACGAACAAGCCCGTCTTCCTCGTTGCGAACAAGGTCGACGACGCGGTGCAGGAGCCCGAGGTCGCCGCGCTCTGGTCGCTCGGCCTCGGCGAGCCCCGCAGCGTCTCTGCGCTGCACGGTCGCGGCGTCGCCGACCTGCTCGACGACGTCATGAAGGTGCTTCCCGAGCAGTCGGCTGTCGCACAGCCGAAGCTCGCAGGCCCCCGCCGCGTCGCCCTGCTCGGCCGCCCGAACGTCGGCAAGTCAAGCCTGCTCAACAAGGCCGCCGGCGAGGAACGCGTCGTCGTGAACGAGCTCGCCGGCACCACCCGCGACCCTGTCGACGAACAGGTTGAGATCGCGGGCCGCGTCTGGACGTTTGTCGACACCGCAGGTATTCGCCGCCGCGTGCACCTGCAGAAGGGTGCAGACTTCTACGCGACGCTCCGCACCTCTGCGGCGCTCGAAAAGGCCGAGGTCGCCGTCGTGCTCATCGACGTGACGCAGGAGATCAGCGATCAGGATCTGCGCATCATCGACCTCGTGCTCGAGTCTGGCCGAGCGCTCGTGCTCGCGTTCAACAAGTGGGACATGCTTGACGACGAGCGCCGCAAGTACCTCGAGCGTGAGATTGAACAGGATCTCGCGCACGTTGACTGGGCGCCCCGCGTGAACATTTCGGCGCGCACGGGCCGCCACCTCGAGAAGCTCGTGCCCGCGCTTGAAGCTGCGCTCGAGTCGTGGGACACGCGTATTCCGACCGCGAAGTTCAACGCGTTCCTCGCTGAGCTCGTGCAGGAGCACCCGCACCCGCTGCGCGGCGGAAAGCAGCCGCGTGTGCTGTTTGGCACGCAGGTGCAGAACCGTCCGCCGACGTTCGTACTGTTCGTGTCTGGCTTCCTTGACCCAGGCTACCGTCGCTTCATTCAGCGTCGTCTTCGCGAGACGTACGGCTTCGAGGGCACCCCGATCGTGCTGAACATGCGTATTCGTGAACGGCGTGAGCGACGCTAA
- a CDS encoding DUF817 domain-containing protein, giving the protein MTTDAGGFPSHELTRLERAIDRAANRVLAGAPARGARAVLVECSVFLLKQAWACIFGALLLVVLVAARLWYPDDAILARNDALTIAAVVIQILLLAFKLETGRELWVILLFHITGTVMELFKTDVGSWAYEGEGILRIGAVPLFSGFMYAAVGSYMVRVYRLHDLRFARYPSRLVTTVIAALIYVNFFSHHFIVDLRWVLLAAVAVVWWRTSMHFRVYRATLRAPLLLVFFGVATFIWFAENIATWAGAWLYPHQEGGWEPVSPQKLIAWFLLMIISVVMVTWVYPPRAPSDQPSRAPRA; this is encoded by the coding sequence GTGACGACTGATGCGGGCGGCTTTCCGTCGCACGAGCTTACGAGGCTCGAGCGCGCGATCGACCGCGCCGCGAATCGGGTGCTTGCAGGCGCCCCTGCGCGCGGCGCCAGGGCGGTGCTCGTCGAGTGCTCAGTGTTCTTGCTCAAACAGGCGTGGGCGTGCATCTTCGGCGCGCTGCTGCTCGTCGTGCTCGTCGCCGCGCGGCTCTGGTACCCAGACGACGCGATCCTTGCCAGGAACGATGCGCTGACGATCGCGGCGGTCGTGATTCAGATCCTGCTGCTTGCCTTCAAGCTTGAAACGGGTCGAGAGCTCTGGGTGATCCTGCTCTTCCACATCACAGGCACGGTGATGGAGCTCTTCAAGACCGATGTCGGCTCGTGGGCGTACGAGGGGGAGGGGATCCTGCGCATCGGCGCCGTGCCACTCTTCAGCGGGTTCATGTATGCCGCTGTCGGCTCATACATGGTGCGCGTCTATCGGCTGCACGATCTACGGTTCGCCCGCTACCCGTCGCGGCTCGTGACGACGGTGATCGCCGCGCTCATCTACGTCAACTTCTTCTCGCACCACTTCATTGTCGACCTGCGGTGGGTGCTGCTCGCCGCGGTCGCCGTGGTGTGGTGGCGCACCTCTATGCACTTCAGGGTATACAGGGCGACGCTGCGTGCCCCGCTGCTTCTCGTGTTCTTTGGCGTCGCGACCTTCATTTGGTTCGCCGAGAACATCGCGACGTGGGCCGGCGCCTGGCTGTACCCGCACCAGGAGGGTGGCTGGGAGCCCGTGTCACCGCAGAAGCTCATCGCCTGGTTCCTGCTCATGATCATCTCTGTCGTGATGGTGACCTGGGTGTACCCGCCCCGCGCTCCGTCCGATCAGCCGAGCCGGGCGCCGCGCGCGTGA
- a CDS encoding DUF4190 domain-containing protein, with product MTTDAHTTQLPGSDIQSENSTPDTTAVPTPAPATADSAPEAPAATAAPAGPAAPAAYAAPQVSTPQVPSPQTSAQQATVPQVTLPQVTVPQATVPQATVPQAAEPGAAPTYAVPPTGSYGVPPQGGYAPTPQGGHPVPPQAPQYAVPGPLDPTPGKNSYGFAIASFVIGIASILSAWTFVAPIVGLVLGILALRRNTKERTLALWGVWLNGAMLAFAAVGLVLFIGLASFGIFSSAVSYGF from the coding sequence ATGACCACCGACGCACACACCACTCAGCTTCCAGGTTCAGACATCCAGTCCGAGAATTCGACACCCGACACTACCGCGGTTCCGACTCCGGCTCCGGCAACGGCCGACTCAGCTCCCGAGGCTCCTGCTGCGACCGCGGCCCCCGCTGGTCCGGCGGCTCCGGCGGCATACGCTGCCCCGCAGGTCTCCACCCCGCAGGTGCCCAGCCCGCAGACGTCCGCCCAGCAGGCAACTGTGCCGCAGGTCACGCTCCCGCAGGTAACCGTGCCCCAGGCGACAGTGCCCCAGGCGACGGTGCCCCAGGCGGCGGAGCCGGGCGCAGCGCCGACCTACGCGGTGCCGCCGACAGGCAGCTACGGAGTGCCCCCGCAGGGCGGCTACGCACCTACGCCGCAGGGCGGGCATCCGGTCCCGCCGCAGGCACCGCAGTACGCAGTTCCAGGCCCCCTCGACCCGACGCCAGGCAAGAATAGCTACGGCTTCGCGATCGCGAGCTTCGTGATCGGCATCGCATCGATCCTGAGCGCCTGGACGTTCGTCGCACCGATCGTCGGCCTCGTGCTCGGCATCCTCGCGCTGCGCCGCAACACCAAGGAGCGCACCCTCGCGCTGTGGGGCGTCTGGCTCAACGGCGCAATGCTTGCGTTCGCGGCTGTCGGCCTCGTGCTCTTCATCGGTCTCGCATCGTTCGGCATCTTCTCGAGCGCCGTGAGCTACGGCTTCTAA
- a CDS encoding MFS transporter gives MTNEHTPILNAPHADPAQATAALISRARRWGALAVLTASLLVITMDMTILNIALPKMAAELHPTAAQQLWIIDVYSLVLAGLLVSFAALADRWGRKRMLMIGYTLFGLASLLVLIASSAEAVITIRALLGIGGAMIMPTTLSLIRVTFTDPRERATALSIWAAVSGLGAAVGPLIGGVLLEHFSWHAAFLVNVPLMLAGVIAGVLVLPESKVKNPGRWDFLAALLSIAGMTLVIWSIKTFAAESSFLVPSALTAFAAGVALLAWFIIRCLRSDAPLLELGLFRNRPFSAGIIAALGSSFAMGAALLLLAQWMQIIDGATPIEAGVRLIPVAIAGAVASLAAPPIARLVGSRAVLAGGIALAGTGMLAIGLQPGTLNYTTVLIALTLVGFGTGSLAIGSAMIMHGTPEEKAGSAGAIEETSYELGAVLGVAILGSIAAILYRVGLAGNPLVDGLGAEAAKQANDSLGAAAAIAEELKLPDLLATASEAFTSSMQTTGIVGGLSMLTIAAIVFFLTPKGTDVSASSH, from the coding sequence ATGACGAACGAACACACGCCCATACTGAACGCCCCGCACGCAGATCCGGCGCAGGCCACCGCCGCGCTCATCAGCCGTGCCCGACGTTGGGGCGCCCTCGCCGTGCTCACGGCGAGCCTGCTCGTCATCACGATGGATATGACGATCCTGAACATCGCGCTTCCGAAGATGGCCGCTGAGCTCCACCCGACGGCGGCGCAGCAGCTGTGGATCATCGACGTCTACTCGCTCGTGCTCGCGGGCCTGCTCGTCTCGTTCGCCGCGCTCGCCGACCGCTGGGGCCGCAAGCGCATGCTCATGATCGGCTACACGCTGTTCGGGCTCGCGTCACTGCTCGTGCTCATCGCGTCAAGCGCCGAGGCCGTCATCACGATCCGCGCGCTCCTTGGCATCGGCGGCGCGATGATCATGCCGACGACGCTCTCGCTCATCCGCGTCACCTTCACCGACCCGCGCGAGCGCGCCACCGCGCTCAGCATCTGGGCCGCGGTCTCCGGCCTTGGCGCCGCGGTCGGCCCGCTCATCGGTGGCGTGTTGCTCGAGCACTTCTCGTGGCACGCCGCGTTCCTCGTGAACGTGCCGCTCATGCTCGCTGGAGTCATCGCCGGCGTGCTTGTGCTGCCCGAATCGAAGGTGAAGAACCCCGGCCGCTGGGACTTCCTCGCCGCACTCCTCTCGATTGCCGGAATGACACTCGTGATCTGGTCGATCAAGACCTTCGCCGCCGAGTCAAGCTTCCTCGTGCCGAGCGCGCTCACCGCGTTCGCCGCGGGCGTCGCGCTGCTCGCCTGGTTCATCATTCGCTGCCTCCGGAGCGACGCCCCGCTGCTCGAACTGGGACTCTTCAGGAACCGACCGTTCTCTGCAGGCATCATCGCGGCGCTCGGCTCGTCGTTCGCGATGGGGGCAGCACTCCTGCTGCTCGCCCAGTGGATGCAGATCATCGACGGCGCGACCCCGATCGAAGCGGGTGTCAGGCTCATACCCGTCGCGATCGCCGGCGCGGTGGCCTCGCTCGCCGCTCCCCCGATCGCGCGCCTCGTCGGCTCGCGCGCGGTCCTCGCGGGTGGCATCGCGCTCGCAGGCACCGGCATGCTCGCGATCGGCCTGCAGCCGGGAACGCTCAACTACACGACGGTGCTCATCGCGCTCACCCTCGTGGGCTTTGGCACGGGATCGCTCGCGATCGGGTCGGCAATGATCATGCACGGCACCCCCGAGGAGAAGGCTGGCAGCGCGGGCGCGATCGAAGAGACCTCGTACGAGCTCGGCGCCGTACTCGGTGTCGCGATCCTCGGATCGATCGCCGCGATCCTCTACCGCGTGGGGCTCGCGGGTAACCCGCTCGTCGACGGGCTCGGCGCGGAGGCCGCGAAGCAGGCAAACGACTCGCTCGGGGCCGCCGCCGCGATCGCCGAGGAGTTGAAGCTCCCTGACCTGCTCGCGACCGCGAGCGAGGCGTTCACCTCGTCGATGCAGACCACCGGAATTGTCGGCGGCCTGAGCATGCTGACGATTGCCGCGATCGTCTTCTTCCTCACGCCGAAGGGCACAGACGTCTCAGCGAGCTCCCACTAG
- a CDS encoding TetR/AcrR family transcriptional regulator, with the protein MSTEPLAPGKRDPEARRRAILLAATEIIVTRGAAALTHRAAASHAGVALGSTTQYFASIDELREEALRALAQEDDEALAALEPHLATLQTDPSGAVTELLSYLQDPRAVNADIALFSSATADPSLRELALRWSDKLIEMLSVHFDRDRAEAIAVYIDGATVHAGLRQHSLSREALTIALTALAGPPTSPRPTSTTGHPSEKSES; encoded by the coding sequence ATGAGCACCGAACCACTCGCGCCCGGAAAGCGAGATCCGGAGGCGCGACGGCGTGCGATCCTGCTTGCCGCGACCGAGATCATCGTCACGCGCGGCGCCGCCGCACTCACGCACCGCGCAGCCGCGAGCCACGCGGGCGTCGCCCTCGGCTCGACAACCCAATACTTCGCGTCGATCGACGAGTTGCGCGAGGAGGCACTCCGCGCGCTCGCCCAAGAAGACGACGAGGCGCTCGCCGCGCTCGAACCGCACCTCGCCACGCTCCAGACCGACCCGTCAGGAGCGGTCACCGAGCTGCTGAGCTACCTGCAGGATCCTCGCGCCGTGAACGCCGACATCGCGCTGTTCTCGAGCGCCACGGCAGACCCGAGCCTCCGGGAGCTCGCCCTCAGATGGAGCGACAAGCTCATCGAGATGCTCTCGGTGCATTTCGATCGGGATCGCGCCGAGGCGATCGCGGTCTACATCGACGGCGCGACGGTCCACGCAGGCTTGCGCCAGCACTCCCTCTCCCGCGAGGCGCTCACCATCGCGCTGACCGCGCTCGCGGGCCCACCAACTTCACCTCGACCCACCAGCACGACTGGCCACCCATCCGAAAAGTCTGAGTCATGA
- the rraA gene encoding ribonuclease E activity regulator RraA, whose translation MDTISTADLYDERGDELQSVSLQFQDCGGDTSFSGTVRTVKCFQDNARLKSVLSTPGDGAVLVIDGEGSLETALVGDIIAGLGADNGWAGIIVHGAIRDRVAIGTLPLGVKALGSNPAKSTKTGSGETDVPVTFGGVTFTPGAMVWCDADGILVEK comes from the coding sequence ATGGACACCATCAGCACCGCAGATCTCTACGACGAGCGGGGCGACGAGCTCCAGTCAGTGTCGCTGCAGTTTCAGGACTGCGGCGGTGACACCAGCTTCAGCGGCACCGTGCGCACGGTGAAGTGCTTCCAAGACAACGCGCGCTTGAAGAGCGTGCTCTCGACGCCAGGCGACGGCGCCGTGCTCGTCATCGACGGCGAGGGCTCGCTCGAGACCGCGCTCGTCGGCGACATCATCGCGGGACTCGGCGCAGACAACGGGTGGGCAGGCATCATCGTGCACGGCGCGATCCGCGACCGTGTCGCAATCGGCACGCTGCCGCTCGGCGTGAAGGCGCTTGGCTCGAACCCGGCGAAGTCAACGAAGACCGGAAGCGGCGAGACCGACGTGCCCGTGACGTTTGGCGGCGTGACGTTCACTCCCGGCGCGATGGTGTGGTGCGACGCAGACGGCATCCTCGTCGAGAAGTGA
- a CDS encoding lysoplasmalogenase family protein, whose product MTDPSRGGLKSPELSEATAGPTQLLLPFVPYAAISIVHVAFVFIGNPLAGPTKLLLMPLLAVAILWASAGVRPWPGKALSLLLLGVLFSWLGDGSSAFFPMFADEVPMMLACFGIAHVFYVLLMWRGRGLARGGFPKWALGYVAAYALLVSLLVPHTGDLTVPVLFYGALLVATAAFAARCGGLIAWGGFWFLASDAILSFRIFTPDAMPDWTSGAVMLTYTLGQGLIAYGVVRALATRAN is encoded by the coding sequence GTGACCGACCCGTCGCGCGGCGGGCTGAAAAGCCCCGAGCTGTCTGAGGCGACTGCTGGGCCCACTCAGCTCCTGCTGCCGTTCGTGCCGTACGCCGCGATCTCGATCGTCCACGTCGCATTTGTCTTCATCGGGAACCCGCTCGCGGGCCCGACAAAGCTGTTGCTCATGCCGCTTTTGGCAGTCGCCATCCTGTGGGCATCGGCCGGCGTCCGGCCGTGGCCCGGCAAGGCGCTCTCGCTCTTGCTGCTTGGCGTGCTGTTCTCGTGGCTCGGCGACGGCTCCTCGGCGTTCTTCCCGATGTTCGCGGACGAGGTGCCGATGATGCTCGCCTGCTTCGGTATCGCGCACGTTTTTTACGTGCTGCTCATGTGGCGCGGGCGCGGCCTCGCCCGCGGCGGGTTTCCGAAGTGGGCGCTCGGCTACGTCGCCGCCTACGCCCTCCTCGTATCGCTGCTCGTGCCGCATACGGGCGACCTCACGGTTCCGGTGCTGTTCTACGGTGCGCTCCTCGTCGCGACAGCCGCTTTCGCTGCACGCTGCGGCGGCCTGATCGCGTGGGGCGGCTTCTGGTTTCTCGCGTCTGACGCGATCCTGTCGTTTCGCATCTTCACCCCAGACGCGATGCCCGACTGGACGAGCGGTGCGGTGATGCTCACCTACACGCTCGGCCAGGGGCTCATCGCGTACGGCGTGGTGCGGGCGCTCGCGACGAGAGCGAACTAG
- a CDS encoding aldehyde dehydrogenase family protein: MSTHPIFIDGAWVPGADVTLNENPSDLDAPLGEYGMASLAQTDDAIAAAAAAAVTWGRSPAAERATLLEGVAARLLARRDELGEQLAREEGKTRAEGIGEVTRAAQTFSYYANHLFTPQGEVLASRRQDTSIHTRRKPLGVVGIIAPWNFPLAVPSWKIAPALAAGNTVVFKPAEAVPASAASLAEIIADAGAPAGVFNLVTGRGSIVGERFATHPDVAAVSFTGSTRVGRHLLATAHATGSKRVQAEMGGKNPLVVAADADLDLAVRVAIDSCFGATGQRCTASSRLIVDNAVHDDFVRRMTAATAAIRVGHALDPATTMGPVATHAQLETDLAAIALGQREGAELLTGGALLERSTRGYYLEPTLFAGGQSSMRLNQDEIFGPVACIIEADGIEHAIEIANDVPYGLSAGIVTTGLATSERFQAEVRAGLVSVNASPAVSELHAPFGGVGASSYGPREQGTRAFDFYTTTSSHFVSFGG, translated from the coding sequence GTGTCGACCCATCCAATCTTCATCGACGGCGCCTGGGTGCCAGGCGCAGACGTGACCCTCAACGAGAACCCGAGCGACCTCGATGCGCCGCTCGGTGAGTACGGCATGGCCTCTCTCGCGCAGACCGACGACGCGATCGCCGCCGCCGCGGCGGCGGCTGTGACGTGGGGAAGGTCGCCCGCAGCCGAACGGGCCACCCTCCTCGAGGGCGTCGCTGCGCGGCTGCTCGCGCGCCGCGACGAGCTCGGCGAGCAGCTCGCGCGCGAGGAGGGCAAGACGCGCGCCGAGGGCATTGGCGAGGTCACTCGGGCGGCGCAAACGTTCTCCTACTACGCGAACCACCTCTTCACGCCCCAGGGCGAGGTGCTTGCATCGCGCAGACAAGACACCTCGATCCACACACGCCGCAAACCGCTCGGTGTCGTCGGCATCATCGCCCCGTGGAACTTCCCGCTCGCCGTGCCGAGCTGGAAGATCGCCCCTGCCCTCGCGGCGGGAAACACTGTGGTGTTCAAGCCAGCAGAGGCAGTGCCTGCATCGGCTGCATCGCTCGCAGAGATCATCGCCGATGCGGGCGCGCCAGCGGGCGTGTTCAACCTCGTCACCGGTCGCGGCAGTATCGTCGGCGAGCGGTTCGCGACCCACCCCGACGTAGCCGCAGTGAGCTTCACGGGTTCGACACGGGTCGGCAGGCATCTCCTCGCGACCGCGCATGCAACGGGGTCGAAGCGTGTGCAGGCTGAGATGGGAGGCAAGAACCCGCTCGTCGTCGCGGCAGACGCAGACCTCGACCTCGCCGTTCGAGTCGCGATCGACTCGTGCTTTGGCGCGACGGGCCAGCGGTGCACCGCAAGCAGCCGGCTCATCGTCGACAACGCAGTCCACGACGACTTCGTGCGCCGAATGACCGCGGCAACCGCCGCGATCCGCGTCGGCCACGCCCTCGATCCGGCGACGACGATGGGGCCCGTCGCCACACACGCGCAACTCGAAACGGATCTCGCGGCGATCGCCCTCGGACAGCGCGAGGGCGCAGAGCTGCTGACTGGAGGCGCGCTCCTCGAGCGCAGCACCCGCGGGTACTATCTCGAGCCGACACTCTTCGCGGGCGGGCAGAGCTCGATGCGGCTCAACCAAGATGAGATATTCGGCCCGGTCGCGTGCATTATTGAGGCTGACGGCATCGAGCATGCAATCGAGATCGCGAACGACGTGCCCTACGGCCTCTCCGCCGGCATCGTGACAACCGGACTGGCGACGAGCGAACGGTTTCAGGCCGAGGTTCGGGCCGGCCTTGTCTCAGTCAACGCCTCACCCGCGGTGTCTGAACTCCACGCGCCGTTTGGCGGGGTCGGTGCGTCGAGTTACGGCCCGCGAGAGCAGGGAACTCGTGCGTTCGACTTCTACACGACAACGAGCTCGCACTTCGTGTCCTTTGGCGGCTAG